One Methanolinea sp. DNA window includes the following coding sequences:
- a CDS encoding A/G-specific adenine glycosylase, whose translation MAFPGRDGDALPGRQVVEEFREAVYGYYRRFGRRFPWRETRDPYAVLVSELMLQQTGVGRVSVYFPRFIGAFPGFPSLSRATLADVLREWKGLGYNRRARDLHRIAQVVTGEYDGNLPRDEAALAALPGIGRATAAAIAAFAFDKPSVFVETNIRRLFLYRFFPSREGVRDSEIVPLVAATLDRENPREWYYAMMDLGASLRCARPDPVRRSAHYRKQPPFRGSDRELRGKILSLLLSKGPVEESRLHAVVGAERGRVQAICDRLAGEGMVAREGGMILVPGTAHPQGAKKGRSYPRR comes from the coding sequence ATGGCGTTCCCCGGCCGTGACGGAGACGCCCTGCCCGGGAGGCAGGTCGTCGAGGAGTTCAGGGAGGCCGTGTACGGGTACTACAGGAGGTTCGGGCGCCGGTTCCCGTGGCGGGAGACGAGGGACCCGTACGCGGTCCTCGTCTCGGAGCTGATGCTCCAGCAGACGGGGGTCGGGCGCGTCTCGGTGTACTTCCCCCGGTTCATCGGGGCATTCCCCGGCTTTCCGTCCCTTTCGCGCGCAACGCTCGCGGACGTCCTGCGGGAATGGAAGGGGCTAGGGTACAACAGGAGGGCACGGGACCTCCACCGGATCGCGCAAGTCGTCACCGGGGAATACGACGGCAACCTGCCGCGGGACGAGGCGGCGCTCGCCGCCTTGCCCGGGATAGGCAGGGCAACCGCGGCCGCGATCGCCGCGTTCGCGTTCGATAAACCGTCCGTCTTCGTCGAGACGAACATCCGCAGGCTCTTCCTCTACAGGTTCTTCCCCTCGCGGGAAGGTGTCAGGGACAGCGAGATCGTCCCGCTTGTCGCCGCGACGCTTGACCGGGAGAACCCGCGCGAGTGGTACTACGCGATGATGGACCTCGGGGCGAGCCTCCGGTGCGCAAGACCCGACCCCGTCCGGAGAAGCGCACACTACCGGAAGCAGCCGCCGTTCCGCGGCTCCGACCGTGAGCTGAGGGGGAAGATACTCTCCCTCCTGCTCTCAAAGGGACCCGTGGAGGAATCACGCCTGCACGCCGTGGTCGGGGCGGAACGCGGCAGGGTGCAGGCGATATGCGACCGGCTCGCGGGGGAAGGCATGGTCGCGAGGGAAGGGGGGATGATCCTCGTTCCGGGGACAGCGCACCCCCAGGGGGCGAAAAAGGGACGATCCTACCCCCGCAGGTAA
- a CDS encoding cobalt-precorrin-7 (C(5))-methyltransferase gives MKIVGVGCGPGLLTLQAVREISSARLVYGSRRAIELAREYFRPDAEVREIEDYGSLKNLPADAVVLSTGDPMLAGLGYLPGEVVPGISSLQLALARLRIPMQDTTVVVAHGRDHAAALGEIRDGLSRGKTVFVVADPGFDVRACAESLVDFPGEVVLTVCENLGYPGERIEAGTPREPPLPRTGLFSLVLRVANRGK, from the coding sequence ATGAAGATCGTGGGGGTCGGGTGCGGCCCGGGGCTCTTGACCCTGCAGGCGGTGCGCGAAATCTCCTCTGCACGCCTCGTCTACGGGTCACGCAGGGCGATAGAGCTCGCGCGCGAGTATTTCAGGCCTGACGCCGAGGTCCGCGAGATCGAGGACTACGGGTCCCTGAAAAACCTCCCCGCGGATGCGGTCGTCCTCTCGACCGGCGACCCGATGCTCGCGGGGCTCGGGTACCTGCCGGGAGAGGTCGTCCCCGGCATCTCCTCGCTCCAGCTCGCCCTCGCGCGCCTCCGCATCCCGATGCAGGACACCACGGTCGTCGTCGCCCACGGGAGGGACCACGCGGCCGCCTTGGGAGAGATCCGCGACGGGCTATCGCGCGGGAAGACCGTCTTCGTCGTCGCGGACCCCGGGTTTGACGTCCGCGCCTGCGCTGAAAGCCTCGTCGACTTCCCCGGCGAGGTGGTGCTCACCGTCTGCGAGAACCTCGGCTACCCAGGGGAGCGGATCGAGGCTGGGACGCCGCGGGAGCCCCCCCTGCCGAGGACCGGCCTCTTCTCGCTCGTCCTCCGGGTCGCAAACCGCGGGAAATGA
- a CDS encoding cobalt-precorrin-5B (C(1))-methyltransferase, with protein MGGRGALVDPVTGFAYPEEWVAACGDPGALELARAGLGVLTASGKVLRRGYTTGTTAAAACKAAILSLRGPVQRVPVRTPCGIEVVVPAEGHSGVGRVTKFVGDYPADATAGLVFVATAEERGDGVSLVPGEGIGRHSRDTHRARSGEPAISPPALSAIMEAIGEAMVTAGIPGVALTLEVPGGREAAARTLNPRLGIVGGISILGSTGLVEPWDDHLAESARERVASAGRVVVTTGRIGLRYARLHFPDREVVLAGSRLADVLAGAGEDVVLAGLPGLVLKFLYPGILEGTGCQTVEELSGRPEFRGRMERAFAIAREKYPTLRVVVFSREGEVLGDSG; from the coding sequence GCGCGGGGCTCGGTGTCCTCACCGCGTCCGGAAAGGTACTCCGGAGGGGGTACACGACGGGCACCACGGCCGCCGCCGCCTGCAAGGCGGCAATCCTCTCCCTTCGGGGACCGGTCCAGCGCGTCCCTGTCCGCACCCCCTGCGGGATCGAGGTGGTCGTGCCCGCCGAGGGACACTCGGGGGTGGGGAGGGTAACCAAGTTCGTGGGGGACTATCCCGCGGACGCGACCGCGGGCCTCGTGTTCGTCGCGACCGCCGAGGAACGCGGCGACGGCGTCTCCCTCGTGCCCGGGGAGGGTATCGGCCGGCACTCCCGCGATACCCATCGGGCGAGATCCGGCGAGCCCGCGATCAGCCCGCCGGCCCTCTCCGCGATCATGGAGGCGATCGGGGAGGCGATGGTGACCGCCGGGATACCGGGTGTCGCCCTCACGCTCGAAGTCCCCGGGGGGAGGGAGGCGGCAGCCCGGACCCTCAACCCGCGCCTCGGGATCGTCGGCGGGATCTCCATCCTCGGGTCGACCGGCCTCGTCGAGCCGTGGGACGACCACCTCGCCGAGTCCGCGCGGGAGAGGGTCGCGTCGGCGGGCCGCGTCGTCGTGACGACCGGCCGCATCGGCCTCCGGTACGCCCGCCTCCACTTCCCCGACCGCGAGGTCGTCCTCGCCGGATCCCGGCTGGCCGACGTCCTCGCCGGGGCGGGGGAGGACGTCGTCCTCGCGGGGCTCCCGGGACTCGTCCTGAAGTTCCTCTACCCCGGGATCCTCGAGGGGACGGGGTGCCAGACCGTGGAGGAACTCTCGGGAAGGCCCGAATTCCGCGGGAGGATGGAGAGGGCTTTTGCGATCGCGCGGGAGAAGTACCCCACCCTCCGCGTCGTCGTCTTCTCGCGGGAGGGGGAAGTGCTGGGGGACAGCGGATGA